A DNA window from Drosophila biarmipes strain raj3 chromosome 2R, RU_DBia_V1.1, whole genome shotgun sequence contains the following coding sequences:
- the LOC108029701 gene encoding ventral anterior homeobox 1, with protein sequence MNSQSAARRYPHSFSIEQILAKPEMRSSDSFEGSAQDEAGRGGICGGVSRVSSPATSSCLEDNLDDGKSDIDLASDDGNGLGDDRKKRPRTAFSAAQIKALETEFERGKYLSVAKRTALAKQLQLTETQIKIWFQNRRTKWKRKYTSDVETLASHYYAQLGIGGLARPMVVGDRLWLFSQTPTGPTPIQSIMLNGSGSAAPMASAAAPGSPMRPYPTSGGMPPLPGPSVMESARNAILARGQPLNFALPFGVAKPPVGGVPSASYIPRCKSYASSYVDYAASLPPNEAYLQMKYASLPPETEGGSSNGLAELERVFGDANANFLQQRSTSASGVAASYGHDGLNQAQRSRRPTHSESECSDIDCELLDEDEEPPAAE encoded by the exons ATGAATTCGCAATCGGCGGCGCGTCGTTATCCACACAGTTTTTCCATCGAACAAATTCTGGCCAAGCCGGAAATGCGAAGCTCCGATTCCTTCGAGGGATCGGCGCAGGATGAAGCTGGTCGCGGTGGCATATGTGGCGGTGTTTCACGTGTTTCGAGTCCGGCCACATCCAGCTGCTTGGAGGATAACTTGGATGATGGCAAAAGTGATATCGACTTGGCCTCGGATGATGGAAACG GCCTTGGGGATGACCGCAAGAAGCGTCCGAGGACCGCCTTTTcggcagcccaaatcaaagcCCTGGAAACCGAGTTCGAGAGGGGAAAGTACCTTTCGGTGGCCAAGCGAACAGCACTAGCCAAGCAGCTCCAGCTCACAGAAACGCAG ATAAAGATCTGGTTCCAGAACCGCCGTACCAAGTGGAAGCGCAAGTACACCTCGGACGTGGAGACGCTGGCTTCGCACTATTACGCCCAGCTGGGAATCGGTGGATTGGCCAGACCAATGGTGGTAGGAGATCGGCTGTGGCTCTTCAGCCAGACGCCAACGGGCCCCACGCCTATTCAGTCCATTATGCTGAATGGTAGCGGATCGGCTGCACCCATGGCATCGGCGGCAGCCCCCGGCTCACCCATGCGTCCGTATCCGACGAGTGGAGGAATGCCTCCGCTGCCGGGTCCGAGTGTGATGGAGAGTGCCCGCAATGCAATCCTGGCACGCGGACAGCCGCTGAACTTCGCTCTGCCCTTTGGAGTGGCCAAGCCACCGGTGGGCGGTGTGCCCTCAGCCAGCTACATCCCTCGCTGCAAGTCGTATGCGAGCAGCTACGTGGATTATGCGGCTTCCCTGCCACCAAACGAGGCCTATCTGCAGATGAAGTACGCCTCACTGCCGCCGGAAACGGAAGGCGGCTCCTCCAATGGGTTGGCCGAACTGGAGCGCGTCTTCGGGGATGCGAACGCCAACTTCCTACAGCAACGGAGCACATCAGCCAGTGGAGTGGCTGCATCCTATGGCCACGACGGATTAAATCAAGCCCAAAGGAGCCGAAGACCCACGCATTCAGAGTCCGAGTGCAGCGACATTGACTGCGAGCTGCTGGACGAGGATGAGGAGCCACCAGCTGCGGAGTAA
- the LOC108029766 gene encoding uncharacterized protein LOC108029766, translating to MASATSSSARHLFDESKKRLCARVGVNVNNLGSVARQVVRGSKSNEIMHQTLKNFTQVDVVSEYSHQNLQKMTLILQHVGYQYDVMQDSVNHLDYLKEQVTAMER from the exons atggcCTCTGCGACCAGTTCAAGTGCTCGACATTTATTCGACGAGTCCAAGAAGAGATTGTGTGCCCGCGTGGGTGTAAACGTGAATAATTTGG GATCTGTGGCCCGACAGGTTGTCAGGGGCTCCAAGAGCAACGAG ATCATGCATCAAACCCTGAAGAACTTCACCCAAGTGGACGTGGTCTCGGAATACAGCCACCAGAATCTGCAGAAGATGACGCTGATCCTGCAGCACGTGGGCTACCAGTACGATGTGATGCAGGATAGTGTCAACCACTTGGATTACCTCAAGGAGCAGGTGACGGCCATGGAAAGATGA